Sequence from the Rhodohalobacter sp. SW132 genome:
CCAATGGCACGCAGTGTTTCCTCGTCAAAATCTTCCGGACGGTTTTCAACACCGATGGCAAACACCCGTTTTTCTCCCCGTGCTTCCAGCACCTCCTCGAGTGAGGTTGTTCCGGCAAGGTCACGGCCGTCCGTAAAGAGCAGCAAAAATCCTTGTGTGATGTTTGCAAAAGAAAATTCATCCTCCCAGAGATCCAGAGCTTTTACCACGGACCCGTGCACGTCTGTACCCGGTATATTGGTAATTGAAAAATCCTCGAGTGCAGAGAGCAGGGTATTTTTATCGGTAGTAAACGGAACCACCAGTTCAGAGTTCTCGGCAAAGATCTTAATGGCAATCTCCTGTTCCGGGGTTTTATTCCGGACGAACTCCTTGGCAGCTTCCTTAATCAATTCGATATTCTCCTCCCCGATACTCAGTGAATTATTGAGAAGCAGAACCGTTTTAAGCGCAGATTCAACATCCCCTTTTTGAGCCACCTGCAGGTTTGTTTCCGCTTCAACAATCGTGCGCCCGTTCTCAAGCAGCTGAAAATCATCCAGAGTGAGCGTAGAGATTCCCCTGCCATCCTGGTCAATAGCACTCAGAAATACGTTGATATTGCTTGGCCGGGATGTAAAGGCTGTATCGGCCCGTAATCGAATGAAAAAGCCATAATCGCCATTAATGATCCAATTATATTCATCTATCAGAATTTGGCGGGCATCAGCACCAGGAGCAGTATAGGTTAATCCATCAGCTCCCAACTCAACCCCATTCTGCAGATTCACCTGTTCCGACCACCCAATTAGTGTACTATTGTAGTTCTCTATGGATAAGCTGCTGTTGTTCAGCATATTGCGCATATGGATAACATTACTCACATCCCAGCTGCCGATATTCTGGTTGAAAGAGTTTGCACCAGAGAACATATCAGTCATATATCTCACGCTGCTCACATTCCAGCTGCTGATATCCTGATTGAAGGAACTTGCATCATAGAACATTCGATGCATATTGGTAACGCTACTCACATTCCAACTGCTAATATCCTGATTAAATGAGCTTGCATTATAAAATATTTGTCCCATATCTGTCATGCTGCTCACAACCCAGTTGCCGATATTCTGGTTGAAAGAGCTTGCACCATTAAACATTAAATTCATTCTGGTTACGCTGCTTACATCCCAGTTGCCTATATCCTGGTTAAACGAACTCGCATCCCAGAACATCTCCCTCATATCTCTCACGCTGCTCACATTCCAGCTTCCGATATGCTGGTTGAATGAACTCGCACCTCTGAACATCCCACTCATAGTTGTTACGCTACTCACATCCCAGCTGCTGATATCCTGGTTGAAAGAGCTCGCAACAAGAAACATATACGACATACCGGTCACGCTACTCACATTCCAACTGCCGATATTCTGGTTAAACGAACTCGCATACCTGAACATCTCGCTCATATTGGTCACACTGCTCACATCCCAGCTGCCGATATCTTGGTCAAACGAAATAGCATCCCAGAACATCCCTCGCATATTGGTCACATTGTTCACATTCCAACTGCCGATATCTCCATTAAAAGATTCGGCATTCTGGAACATCCAAGCCATGCTGATTACGTTATTGACATCCCAGTTACCTATATCCTGGTTAAACAAAGTCGCAAGCCGGAACATCTCCCTCATATCTCTCACACTGCTTACATTCCAGCTTCCGATATTCTGGTTGAAGGAACTTGCCCCCCAGAACATCTCGCTCATATTGGTCGCACTGCTCACATTCCAACCGCTGATATTCTGGTTAAACGAAGTCGCAAGCCGGAACATCTCGCTCACATCGGTCACATTGCTCACATCCCAACTACCTATATCCTGGTTGAAGGAGCTCGCACCGGCGAACATCGAACGCATATCCGTCACACTGCTTACAACCCAACTGTTGACATCCTGGTTGAAGGAGCTTGCCCCCCAGAACATCTCAATCATATTGGTCACACTGCTCACATTCCAACTGCCGATATCCTTATTAAAGGAACTCGCATCTCTGAACATCCCTTGCATAGTTGTCACATTACTCACATTCCAGCTGCCAATATTCTGATTGAAAGAACTGGCACCAGAGAACATTCCCCGCATAGTTGTCACGCTGCTCACATCCCAACTGTCGATATCTCCATTAAATGATTCGGCATTCTGGAACATTCCTTGTATAGCACTCACACTGCTCACATTCCATCCGCTAATATCTTGGTTGAAGGAACTCGCACTGTTGAACATGCCTCCCAAAGTTATTACGCTGCTCACATCCCAGTCGCCGATATCCTGGTTGAAGGAACTCGCACCAAAGAACATACTATTCATATCCTTCACGTTGCCTACATTCCAACTACCAATATCTCCATTAAAAGATTTGGCATTTCTGAACATCCAACGCATATCGGTCACGCTACTCACATTCCAGCTGCTGATATCCTGGTTAAACAAACTTGCCCCGCCGAACATCCTTCTCATAGTGGTCACACTACTTACATCCCAGCTACCAATATCTTGGTTGAAAGAACTCGCGCCGTAAAACATCATATACATATCCGTAATCCCACTCGTACAGCTTGTTGAGGCATTATCGGTGGTAATCTGATCGCGGGTTCGCTTTGTGTAGGTCACACCGTTTACTTCTCCGCTGTCGCCCACTTCGGCATCTGTGCACATGACGGTTACGCCGTTTTCGTGGAGGAAGAAATCCTGGGCAGTTGCACTATCTGGAGTGGCTGCAAGGGTTACAAGGAGTGTAAGTGGGAGAAGTAGCAGTGTTTTCATAGCAGGTGTCTGTGATCGTTAACCGGCTGCTCTCGGAGTTACCGGATGATTTTATGTGCGGATTATGGAGATTGCCAGAGTGCTGTTATCGGGGATGAGCCGGATTTGTAAATACCTATAAATGAGTATATTTCCATTTATTTTGGCAGTCTGCTTCTTCCTAAGGCATGATGACATTTACCATGGATCAAAAAAACCCGGAGGCTTTTACACACTCCGGGTTTTGCTCTCAACGCCGATTTTATCAGCGTTATCTATCTCTGTTATTATCTCTTGATTTACCTGGTACTTGAATAACCCATTTTTTTCATTTCCACTTTTGTAGAGCAAGAAATCTGAGTAACTATGCCTTTATAAAATTATACCAAACGTCACCATTGTTATGCTTGTATTGATGGGCGTATCGTAATCAAAAATGCCGGAAGAGCCGCCGCCTGATACGTGTTCGGTGTATTCTACATTCAGGTCACCAAAGGTCGTTTCTACTGAAAATAGTAAAGCACTGTAGCGCAGATTAAAACCGAGTCCGTGACGGAGGCCATAAGCGAGCTCTTCTTCTACATAGAACCTTTGACTGAAATCGTCCATTTGAGCATCAATTTCAGGCGGTACTCCTAAAGAGAACATGGGATTGTAGAACAGGTCAACAACCAGGTTTTGCACGGGGCTGATTGCCAGCACCGGACCAATTTTGAAATCTACCAGGTGGAATGGAGTGCTTGCATTCGTATAAATCTCGCTTATATTTCCCCAGTTGGGGGTGGTTTGGGAATAGTGCAGGCCGTAGACCAGCCCCAGCTCAGCACGCAGAGATCCGCCTCCAATGTTGTTGACCGCGTGCCCGAGGGACGACATTCCATACGCACCAATGGTGAATCCGCTTTCAGCGCCAAATCCGGACTCACCTGAAAGCATGTCGGTAAATGAATTGTTCGGGCTTGGCAAAGTTCCATACATTCCGGCTGGATTTGCCCAGCCTCCTTTGATGATAAACTCACCATCAAAAAGGGATGTCTGGTTAGCGGTTGACCGCTCAGCTTGTCTCTCTTCCCGCTCTTCCTGGCCGCCGCCGGTAAACTGAGCAACAGCGTGAGTGCTAAAGGATAAAAGCAGAAAAATCGTTAGTAGTATTGAATAGCTATACGTTTTCATAAGTCAGTCGTTTATTTCGAGTGTAT
This genomic interval carries:
- a CDS encoding BspA family leucine-rich repeat surface protein, with the protein product MKTLLLLPLTLLVTLAATPDSATAQDFFLHENGVTVMCTDAEVGDSGEVNGVTYTKRTRDQITTDNASTSCTSGITDMYMMFYGASSFNQDIGSWDVSSVTTMRRMFGGASLFNQDISSWNVSSVTDMRWMFRNAKSFNGDIGSWNVGNVKDMNSMFFGASSFNQDIGDWDVSSVITLGGMFNSASSFNQDISGWNVSSVSAIQGMFQNAESFNGDIDSWDVSSVTTMRGMFSGASSFNQNIGSWNVSNVTTMQGMFRDASSFNKDIGSWNVSSVTNMIEMFWGASSFNQDVNSWVVSSVTDMRSMFAGASSFNQDIGSWDVSNVTDVSEMFRLATSFNQNISGWNVSSATNMSEMFWGASSFNQNIGSWNVSSVRDMREMFRLATLFNQDIGNWDVNNVISMAWMFQNAESFNGDIGSWNVNNVTNMRGMFWDAISFDQDIGSWDVSSVTNMSEMFRYASSFNQNIGSWNVSSVTGMSYMFLVASSFNQDISSWDVSSVTTMSGMFRGASSFNQHIGSWNVSSVRDMREMFWDASSFNQDIGNWDVSSVTRMNLMFNGASSFNQNIGNWVVSSMTDMGQIFYNASSFNQDISSWNVSSVTNMHRMFYDASSFNQDISSWNVSSVRYMTDMFSGANSFNQNIGSWDVSNVIHMRNMLNNSSLSIENYNSTLIGWSEQVNLQNGVELGADGLTYTAPGADARQILIDEYNWIINGDYGFFIRLRADTAFTSRPSNINVFLSAIDQDGRGISTLTLDDFQLLENGRTIVEAETNLQVAQKGDVESALKTVLLLNNSLSIGEENIELIKEAAKEFVRNKTPEQEIAIKIFAENSELVVPFTTDKNTLLSALEDFSITNIPGTDVHGSVVKALDLWEDEFSFANITQGFLLLFTDGRDLAGTTSLEEVLEARGEKRVFAIGVENRPEDFDEETLRAIGNAGTIIEEDFDNIVLNFVDIQERLESLSNSFYWFNYSSARRSDDGELNITIADNINTGVDSEINLFFDASEFFGVPVDILVNATPDNPEGVIELEMAGDDTLGVRIETAFSFQTLPFEFEISDPNKLKIEPVGDDSFIFNIIANGFEGDVIEVAIADTASPTLELEKTLTIRFTDRTGGDPFPPRAQLLLPESGAEDVNLTPTFSWEEAEFATHYSLELSLEEEFDEITSSFSDIRGTEFELPESLDPLSTYYWRARGSNETGNGTWSEIFSFTTALTTSIENEERPVELTLNQNYPNPFNPSTLIRYGIPEASPVRLEVYNIIGQRVAMLVDEQKSAGWHTINFDASALSSGIYLYRIQAGDFTETRKLSLIK